In one Rutidosis leptorrhynchoides isolate AG116_Rl617_1_P2 chromosome 8, CSIRO_AGI_Rlap_v1, whole genome shotgun sequence genomic region, the following are encoded:
- the LOC139861412 gene encoding intracellular ribonuclease LX-like, giving the protein MHRDILKWNGRTFAIIYLVIQCFAILSVAKDFDFFYFVQQWPASYCDSRRGCCYPKTGKPAEDFSIHGLWPNYDDGTYPSNCDSSNPFDESKVSNLESELEEHWPTLACPSGDGLKFWRHEWEKHGTCAESVFDERGYFESALALKKKANLLQALESAGIKAVDGKYYTLSQIKDEITKAVGYAPFIECNVDPSGNHQLYQVYQCVDASASEFIQCPVFPHGRACGNKVEFASFSSASSRDEL; this is encoded by the exons ATGCATAGAGATATATTGAAGTGGAATGGGAGGACATTTGCGATTATATATTTGGTCATACAATGTTTTGCAATTCTAAGCGTCGCTAAAGACTTTGATTTCTTTTACTTTGTTCAACAG TGGCCGGCGTCCTACTGTGATTCAAGGCGAGGTTGTTGCTACCCAAAAACCGGCAAGCCAGCAGAAGATTTTAGCATTCACGGGCTTTGGCCTAATTATGATGATGGAACCTATCCATCCAACTGTGATTCCTCCAATCCTTTTGATGAATCAAAG GTTTCAAATCTTGAAAGTGAGTTAGAGGAACATTGGCCTACACTTGCATGCCCAAGTGGCGACGGCTTAAAGTTTTGGCGTCATGAATGGGAAAAACATGGCACTTGTGCAGAATCTGTTTTTGACGAGCGTGGTTATTTTGAGTCTGCACTTGCACTTAAGAAAAAGGCTAACCTCCTCCAAGCACTCGAGAGTGCAG GGATTAAAGCGGTTGATGGGAAATATTACACACTAAGCCAAATAAAAGATGAAATAACAAAGGCAGTTGGATATGCCCCGTTTATTGAATGCAATGTGGACCCTTCAGGGAACCACCAATTGTACCAAGTCTACCAATGTGTGGATGCATCGGCTTCAGAGTTCATCCAATGCCCGGTCTTCCCTCATGGACGAGCTTGCGGAAATAAAGTCGAGTTTGCTTCCTTTTCATCTGCATCGAGTCGTGACGAACTCTAG
- the LOC139861411 gene encoding uncharacterized protein — protein sequence MSRPSFRPRPLDIHKKLPILKSIKDFEDDDTPTSTRTHLLRLVAEADNDTQVQQVASKKTASEIPIPEYLTVNTYERDYSPTFNQPPSYLRARGVRAEIGEFVEYDLDNEDEDWLQEFNRERNILSDEKFETIVYKLEVLDHKARERAGVITPTLGAPIPVLLTFDAAVEALQALNIKYGVFQSIYNYWKEKRERWQKPVLRRLQPPPPVNDTNPYNVFRPREKAHRLNTRRMQRRENNVQSFEKLRQVRRNLEQAKNLLEAIIKREEKKRDVIDSEVTLQRIQMKYKNDAELLEDSLALPGLPSFLSKLGSSEDEFVESDDFRKHSRFGHHPHSYTVRNHSLMDPRYVMPSAGAVKREFRRPSVPYSSSWLHKMDPHEPILLFTKPLDPVKLAAAGIVPPQGATSVSNATSSSSRSYNPRGRIGRGGRIIFDRWNPLMHTPIDCGDSYTPPKP from the exons ATGAGTAGACCGTCGTTTAGGCCACGCCCCCTAGACATTCACAAGAAGTTACCGATTTTGAAATCTATTAAAGATTTTGAAGATGATGATACGCCAACTTCTACCCGTACACATTTGCTTCGTCTTGTTGCAGAAGCTGATAATGATACACAG GTACAGCAAGTTGCTAGTAAAAAAACAGCTTCTGAAATACCTATTCCTGAATACCTTACTGTGAATACATATGAACGAGATTACTCTCCTACATTCAATCAACCACCATCTTATCTACGTGCAAGGGGAG TGCGGGCTGAGATTGGAGAGTTTGTAGAGTATGATCTTGACAACGAGGATGAAGATTGGCTTCAAGAGTTTAACAGGGAAAGAAATATTCTTTCAGATGAAAA ATTTGAGACTATTGTCTACAAGTTGGAGGTATTAGATCATAAAGCTCGAGAGAGAGCAGGAGTCATAACTCCTACACTTGGTGCACCTATACCTGTACTTTTGACATTTGATGCTGCTGTTGAG GCCCTTCAAGCACTGAACATTAAATATGGAGTTTTCCAATCCATTTACAATTACTGGAAAGAAAAG CGGGAAAGATGGCAAAAACCTGTTTTGCGGCGTTTACAG CCTCCACCACCAGTTAACGATACCAATCCATACAATGTGTTTAGACCAAGGGAAAAAGCTCACCGACTTAATACAAGAAGA ATGCAAAGACGGGAAAATAATGTGCAGTCATTTGAAAAGCTGCGACAA GTCAGACGCAACCTTGAGCAAGCAAAGAACTTACTCGAGGCTATAATTAAG AGAGAAGAGAAAAAGAGAGATGTCATTGACAGTGAAGTcacccttcaaaggatccaaatgaagtACAAG AATGACGCAGAGCTTCTTGAAGATAGTTTAGCACTACCTGGACTGCCATCTTTTCTATCGAAGCTCGGTTCGAGTGAGGATGAATTTGTTGAGTCAGATGATTTCCGAAAACACAGTCGTTTTGGTCATCATCCTCATTCTTATACTGTACGGAATCATTCTTTGATGGACCCCAGATACGTTATGCCTTCTGCCGGAGCCGTGAAGCGAGAGTTTCGACGTCCTTCTGTCCCATATTCCTCCTCCTGGCTCCATAAAATG GATCCACATGAGCCGATATTACTGTTTACAAAGCCTCTGGATCCGGTAAAGCTGGCGGCTGCAGGTATTGTACCACCACAAGGGGCTACTTCTGTATCGAAcgccacatcatcatcatcacgctCATATAATCCTCGTGGTAGGATTGGTAGAGGCGGAAGAATAATATTCGATAGGTGGAACCCACTTATGCATACCCCAATCGACTGTGGTGATTCATACACACCTCCTAAACCATGA